One Simkaniaceae bacterium genomic region harbors:
- a CDS encoding GDP-mannose 4,6-dehydratase — MRIENQSIYITGIAGFIGFHLASALHQLGVKVFGCDNYNDAYPPKIKHDRTAILKKKNIPIYNADISDFKKQEEIYSKERPTVVIHLAAQAGVRASIHHPQRFIDTNVTGFVNQLELMKIFRPAKFIYASSSSVYGDNTKFPLSESDPTDHPVSLYAATKKANELIAYAYHTMTQIPMIGLRFFTCYGPLGRPDMAIYLFTQNIINGDPITVYHEGKMKRDFTYIDDIVQGIIASIQYETSFDVFNLGKGHTDDLTKLISIIENRLGKKAKIDYQPRPSVDMPMNIADIEKSRKALGFTPSTPLDTGVNRFIDWYLKYVS, encoded by the coding sequence ATGAGAATAGAGAATCAATCGATTTATATTACGGGTATTGCGGGATTTATCGGATTTCATCTCGCCTCTGCTTTGCATCAATTAGGTGTAAAAGTTTTTGGTTGTGACAACTACAATGATGCTTATCCTCCAAAAATCAAGCATGACCGAACGGCCATCTTAAAGAAAAAAAATATTCCCATCTACAATGCCGATATTTCCGATTTCAAAAAACAAGAAGAAATCTACAGCAAAGAACGACCGACGGTTGTGATTCATCTCGCTGCGCAAGCAGGAGTTAGGGCTTCCATTCATCATCCCCAACGCTTTATCGATACCAATGTGACCGGCTTTGTCAATCAACTCGAGTTAATGAAGATTTTCCGACCTGCAAAGTTTATCTATGCCTCTTCCTCTTCCGTGTATGGCGACAACACCAAATTCCCCTTATCCGAATCAGACCCAACGGATCATCCCGTTTCTCTCTATGCAGCGACTAAAAAGGCCAATGAACTGATCGCTTATGCCTACCACACCATGACACAGATCCCAATGATCGGCTTGCGTTTTTTTACTTGCTACGGCCCTTTGGGACGCCCTGATATGGCCATTTATCTTTTCACTCAAAATATTATTAATGGCGATCCCATCACTGTCTATCATGAGGGGAAAATGAAGCGCGACTTCACCTACATTGACGATATTGTTCAAGGCATCATTGCCTCGATTCAATATGAGACCTCTTTTGATGTTTTTAATTTAGGAAAAGGCCATACCGATGATTTGACTAAGCTCATTTCGATCATTGAAAACCGACTCGGTAAAAAAGCAAAGATCGACTATCAACCACGCCCCTCTGTCGACATGCCGATGAATATCGCCGATATTGAAAAAAGCCGCAAAGCCCTTGGCTTTACTCCCTCAACACCGCTTGATACAGGCGTTAACCGCTTCATCGACTGGTATCTCAAATATGTTTCTTAG